In Streptomyces thermolilacinus SPC6, a single genomic region encodes these proteins:
- a CDS encoding suppressor of fused domain protein, with amino-acid sequence MEKVLALVEARLRSALGEPDARASVTFLGTDRIEVLRFTGAENGESRPVVRYATLGMAARPMTDPTDLVADPVRGPRAELFLTVRAGLADTDKVLRPLAVLAASPQVEGVVVAPGASLDVGEPLWPGAPFTSVLVGEPGGLVEDLELDGGMDPVRFLPLLPMTPNEAAWKRVHGAQALEERWLAAGTDLRDPLRASVRLD; translated from the coding sequence ATGGAAAAAGTTCTCGCGCTCGTCGAGGCGCGGCTCCGCTCGGCGCTCGGCGAACCGGACGCGCGGGCTTCCGTCACCTTCCTCGGTACGGACCGGATCGAGGTGCTGCGCTTCACCGGCGCCGAGAACGGCGAGAGCCGCCCGGTCGTCCGGTACGCCACGCTCGGCATGGCGGCGCGGCCCATGACCGACCCGACGGACCTGGTCGCCGACCCGGTGCGCGGGCCGCGCGCGGAGCTGTTCCTCACCGTGCGGGCCGGGCTCGCCGACACGGACAAGGTGCTCCGCCCGCTCGCCGTGCTGGCCGCCTCGCCGCAGGTCGAGGGGGTCGTCGTGGCGCCGGGCGCGTCGCTGGACGTGGGCGAGCCGCTGTGGCCGGGCGCGCCGTTCACCTCCGTACTGGTCGGGGAGCCCGGCGGGCTGGTGGAGGACCTGGAGCTGGACGGCGGGATGGACCCGGTGCGGTTCCTGCCGCTGCTGCCGATGACACCGAACGAGGCCGCGTGGAAGCGGGTGCACGGGGCGCAGGCGCTGGAGGAGCGCTGGCTGGCCGCCGGGACCGACCTGCGGGACCCGCTGCGGGCGTCGGTCCGTCTCGACTGA
- a CDS encoding magnesium and cobalt transport protein CorA, which produces MSMIRDLRAVVRPSLRKRSASPYQPYNAYDPTRDPSASTAVVDCAVYRDGLRMESGGCLTPREAMRRVREGGGFAWIGLHEPTEAEFAGIAAEFGLHPLAVEDAVHAHQRPKLERYDDTLFTVFKTIHYVEHAELTATSEVVETGELMCFTGRDFVITVRHGGQGSLRNLRHRLEADPELLAKGPSAVLHAIADHVVDGYIAVADAVEIDIDQIEIDVFSPPAKGGTRGTDTGRIYQLKREVLEFKRAVTPLARPLQLLSERPMRLVDPDIQKYFRDVADHLARVQEQVVGFDELLNSILQANLAQATVTQNEDMRKITSWAAIIAVPTAVCGVYGMNFEHMPELQWKYGYPMVLTAIIGTCFMIHRTLKRNGWL; this is translated from the coding sequence ATGTCGATGATCCGTGACCTGCGCGCCGTCGTACGCCCGTCGCTGCGCAAGCGCAGCGCCTCGCCGTACCAGCCGTACAACGCCTACGACCCGACCCGCGACCCGTCCGCGTCCACCGCCGTGGTGGACTGCGCCGTGTACCGGGACGGGCTGCGGATGGAGAGCGGCGGCTGCCTGACCCCGCGCGAGGCGATGCGGCGCGTCCGGGAGGGCGGCGGCTTCGCGTGGATCGGGCTGCACGAGCCGACGGAGGCCGAATTCGCCGGTATCGCCGCCGAGTTCGGGCTGCACCCGCTGGCCGTGGAGGACGCGGTCCACGCCCACCAGCGGCCGAAGCTGGAGCGGTACGACGACACGCTGTTCACGGTCTTCAAGACGATCCACTACGTGGAGCACGCCGAGCTGACGGCGACGAGCGAGGTCGTGGAGACCGGTGAGCTGATGTGCTTCACCGGCCGGGACTTCGTCATCACCGTCCGGCACGGCGGGCAGGGCTCCCTGCGCAACCTGCGGCATCGGCTGGAGGCCGACCCGGAGCTGCTGGCGAAGGGCCCCTCGGCGGTCCTGCACGCCATCGCCGACCACGTCGTGGACGGGTACATCGCGGTCGCGGACGCCGTGGAGATCGACATCGACCAGATCGAGATCGACGTCTTCTCGCCCCCGGCGAAGGGCGGCACGCGCGGTACGGACACCGGCCGCATCTACCAGCTGAAGCGCGAGGTGCTGGAGTTCAAGCGGGCCGTGACCCCGCTGGCGCGGCCGCTCCAGCTGCTGAGCGAGCGGCCGATGCGGCTGGTCGACCCGGACATCCAGAAGTACTTCCGGGACGTCGCCGACCACCTGGCCCGGGTCCAGGAGCAGGTCGTGGGCTTCGACGAGCTGCTGAACTCGATCCTCCAGGCCAACCTGGCGCAGGCCACGGTCACGCAGAACGAGGACATGCGCAAGATCACCTCCTGGGCGGCGATCATCGCCGTGCCGACGGCGGTGTGCGGGGTGTACGGGATGAACTTCGAGCACATGCCGGAGCTCCAGTGGAAGTACGGCTACCCGATGGTGCTGACCGCGATCATCGGCACCTGCTTCATGATCCACCGCACCCTGAAGCGCAACGGCTGGCTGTAG
- a CDS encoding magnesium transporter MgtE N-terminal domain-containing protein, translated as MAGGAARIFVSHLAGAPVFDPSGDQVGRVRDLVAMLRVGRRPPRVLGLVVEVIGRRRIFLPMTRVTGIESGQVITTGVLNVRRFEQRPTERLVLGELLDRRVTLVEGGDEVTVLDVAMRQLPARRDWEIDRVFVRRGGGGALRRRGETLTVEWSAVTGFSLEEVGQGAENLVATFDQMRPADLANALHHLTPKRRAEVAVALHDDRLADVLEELPEDDQIEILGKLKAERAADVLEAMDPDDAADLLSELPEDEKERLLTLMRPDDAADMRRLLSYEERTAGGLMTTEPIVLRPDATVADALARVRQQDLSPALAAQVYVCRPPDETPTGKFLGTVHFQRLLRDPPFTLVSAIVDTDLEPLPPDTPLRAVTSHLAAYNLVAAPVVDDSGSLLGAVTVDDVLDHLLPEDWRETEFGPEAEREVAHGA; from the coding sequence ATGGCTGGAGGCGCCGCCCGGATCTTCGTCTCGCACCTCGCCGGGGCGCCGGTCTTCGACCCGAGCGGCGACCAGGTGGGCCGGGTGCGGGACCTCGTCGCCATGCTGCGCGTGGGGCGCAGGCCGCCGCGCGTGCTGGGCCTGGTCGTGGAGGTGATCGGCCGCCGCCGGATCTTCCTGCCGATGACCCGGGTGACCGGCATCGAGTCCGGCCAGGTCATCACCACGGGGGTGCTGAACGTACGCCGTTTCGAACAGCGCCCCACCGAGCGCCTGGTCCTCGGCGAGCTCCTCGACCGGCGGGTCACGCTCGTCGAGGGCGGTGACGAGGTGACCGTCCTCGACGTGGCGATGCGCCAGCTGCCGGCCCGCCGCGACTGGGAGATCGACCGGGTCTTCGTACGCCGCGGCGGGGGCGGGGCGCTGCGCCGCAGGGGCGAGACGCTGACCGTCGAGTGGTCGGCGGTCACCGGCTTCTCGCTGGAGGAGGTCGGGCAGGGCGCGGAGAACCTGGTCGCCACGTTCGACCAGATGCGCCCGGCCGACCTGGCGAACGCGCTGCACCATCTGACGCCCAAGCGCCGCGCCGAGGTCGCCGTGGCGCTCCACGACGACCGGCTGGCGGACGTGCTGGAGGAGCTGCCGGAGGACGACCAGATCGAGATCCTCGGCAAGCTCAAGGCGGAGCGTGCCGCGGACGTGCTGGAGGCGATGGACCCGGACGACGCCGCCGACCTGCTCTCGGAGCTGCCGGAGGACGAGAAGGAGCGGCTGCTCACTCTGATGCGTCCGGACGACGCGGCGGACATGCGGCGGCTGTTGTCGTACGAGGAGCGGACGGCCGGCGGGCTGATGACGACGGAGCCGATCGTGCTGCGCCCGGACGCCACGGTCGCGGACGCCCTCGCGCGCGTCCGGCAGCAGGACCTCTCTCCCGCGCTGGCGGCTCAGGTGTACGTGTGCCGGCCGCCCGACGAGACGCCGACGGGCAAGTTCCTGGGCACGGTGCACTTCCAGCGGCTGCTGCGCGACCCGCCGTTCACGCTGGTCTCGGCGATCGTGGACACGGACCTGGAGCCGCTGCCCCCGGACACCCCGCTGCGGGCGGTGACCAGCCACCTCGCCGCGTACAACCTGGTCGCGGCCCCGGTGGTGGACGACAGCGGGTCGCTGCTCGGCGCGGTCACCGTGGACGACGTGCTGGACCACCTGCTGCCGGAGGACTGGCGGGAGACCGAGTTCGGACCGGAAGCGGAGCGGGAGGTCGCGCATGGTGCCTGA
- a CDS encoding DUF1003 domain-containing protein: MVPDRGPEWGYGRDRTSGRERAGGRERAGGRDRTAPRTRLDQPLDQPRVRRPRLLPEYDPEAFGRLSERIARFLGTGRFIVWMTVVIITWLIWNVVMPDALRFDPYPFIFLTLMLSLQASYAAPLILLAQNRQDDRDRVNLEQDRAQNERSIADTEYLTREVAALRMGLGEVATRDWIRSELEDLVRELEERGSVLPPPGTPGRDEGDR; this comes from the coding sequence ATGGTGCCTGACCGCGGCCCGGAGTGGGGGTACGGACGCGACCGTACGAGCGGGCGGGAGCGGGCCGGGGGGCGGGAGCGGGCCGGCGGGCGTGACCGTACGGCGCCGCGCACCCGGCTCGACCAGCCGCTGGACCAGCCGCGCGTCCGGCGGCCGAGGCTGCTGCCGGAGTACGACCCGGAGGCGTTCGGGCGGCTGTCGGAGCGGATCGCCCGGTTCCTGGGCACGGGCCGGTTCATCGTGTGGATGACGGTGGTCATCATCACATGGCTGATCTGGAACGTCGTCATGCCGGACGCGCTGCGCTTCGACCCGTACCCGTTCATCTTCCTGACCCTGATGCTGTCGCTCCAGGCGTCGTACGCGGCCCCGCTGATCCTCCTCGCGCAGAACCGGCAGGACGACCGGGACCGGGTCAACCTGGAGCAGGACCGGGCGCAGAACGAGCGGTCCATCGCCGACACCGAGTACCTGACACGGGAGGTCGCCGCGCTGCGGATGGGCCTCGGCGAGGTCGCCACCCGCGACTGGATCCGCTCGGAGCTGGAGGACCTGGTGCGCGAGCTGGAGGAGCGCGGCTCGGTGCTGCCGCCCCCCGGAACGCCCGGACGTGACGAAGGCGACCGCTGA
- a CDS encoding Mrp/NBP35 family ATP-binding protein has translation MTTEDAVREALATVNDPEINRPITELGMVKSVEIGADGAVAVTVYLTVSGCPMRETITKNVSDAVARVEGVTRVDVSLDVMSDEQRKELAAALRGTTAEREVPFAKPGSLTRVYAVASGKGGVGKSSVTVNLAAAMAADGLKVGVVDADIYGHSVPRMLGADGRPTQVENMIMPPSANGVKVISIGMFTPGNAPVVWRGPMLHRALQQFLADVYWGDLDVLLLDLPPGTGDIAISVAQLVPNAEILVVTTPQQAAAEVAERAGSIAVQTHQKIVGVVENMSGLPCPHCDEMVDVFGTGGGQKVADGLTRTTGATVPVLGSIPIDVRLREGGDEGRPVVLTDPDSPAGAALRAIAGKLGGRQRGLSGMSLGITPRNKF, from the coding sequence ATGACGACGGAAGACGCGGTGCGCGAGGCACTGGCGACGGTGAACGACCCCGAGATCAACCGGCCGATCACAGAACTCGGCATGGTCAAGTCGGTCGAGATCGGGGCGGACGGCGCAGTTGCCGTGACCGTGTACCTGACGGTCTCCGGCTGCCCGATGCGCGAGACGATCACGAAGAACGTGAGCGATGCGGTCGCCCGCGTCGAGGGCGTCACCCGTGTCGACGTGTCGCTGGACGTGATGAGCGACGAGCAGCGCAAGGAACTCGCCGCCGCGCTGCGCGGCACGACCGCCGAGCGCGAGGTGCCGTTCGCGAAGCCCGGCTCGCTGACCCGTGTGTACGCGGTCGCGTCCGGCAAGGGCGGCGTCGGCAAGTCGTCGGTGACGGTGAACCTGGCCGCCGCGATGGCCGCCGACGGGCTGAAGGTCGGTGTCGTGGACGCCGACATCTACGGCCACAGCGTGCCCCGCATGCTGGGCGCCGACGGGCGGCCCACCCAGGTCGAGAACATGATCATGCCGCCGTCCGCGAACGGCGTGAAGGTCATCTCCATCGGCATGTTCACCCCGGGCAACGCACCGGTCGTGTGGCGCGGCCCGATGCTGCACCGCGCCCTCCAGCAGTTCCTCGCGGACGTGTACTGGGGCGACCTGGACGTGCTGCTGCTCGACCTCCCGCCGGGCACGGGCGACATCGCGATCTCCGTGGCACAGCTGGTGCCGAACGCCGAGATCCTCGTCGTCACGACGCCGCAGCAGGCGGCGGCCGAGGTGGCGGAGCGGGCCGGTTCGATCGCGGTGCAGACCCACCAGAAGATCGTCGGCGTCGTGGAGAACATGTCGGGCCTGCCGTGCCCGCACTGCGACGAGATGGTGGACGTGTTCGGCACGGGCGGAGGCCAGAAGGTCGCCGACGGGCTGACCCGGACGACCGGCGCGACGGTCCCGGTCCTCGGCTCCATCCCGATCGACGTGCGCCTGCGGGAGGGCGGCGACGAGGGCAGGCCCGTCGTCCTGACCGACCCGGACTCGCCCGCCGGTGCGGCGCTGCGCGCCATCGCGGGCAAGCTCGGCGGCCGCCAGCGCGGCCTGTCGGGCATGTCCCTGGGCATCACGCCCCGCAACAAGTTCTGA
- a CDS encoding sec-independent translocase, with protein MFSDIGALEVVALVILAVLIWGPDKLPQLIQDVSGFIRKVRNFSESAKQDIRSELGPEFKDFEFEDLNPKTFLRKQLADNPDLKDLQELRSSFDLRKEIDEVADAVKGNVSGTAVAGSASGAAAAAGSATPDLLKKRDTSGSYDRPPFDADAT; from the coding sequence GTGTTCAGTGACATAGGCGCACTCGAGGTGGTGGCGCTGGTGATCCTCGCCGTGCTCATCTGGGGTCCCGACAAGCTGCCGCAGCTCATCCAGGACGTCAGCGGATTCATCCGCAAGGTCCGGAACTTCTCCGAGAGCGCCAAGCAGGACATCCGCAGCGAGCTGGGCCCGGAGTTCAAGGACTTCGAGTTCGAGGACCTGAATCCGAAGACGTTCCTCCGCAAGCAGCTCGCCGACAACCCGGACCTCAAGGACCTCCAGGAGCTGCGCAGCAGCTTCGACCTCCGCAAGGAGATCGACGAGGTCGCCGACGCCGTCAAGGGCAACGTCTCGGGCACGGCCGTCGCGGGCTCCGCCTCCGGCGCGGCCGCCGCGGCGGGCTCCGCCACGCCCGACCTCCTGAAGAAGCGCGACACGTCCGGCTCGTACGACCGGCCGCCGTTCGACGCGGACGCCACCTGA
- a CDS encoding S1C family serine protease, translating to MDDGKPTQPKRNWWSRPTPPGAAAVPSPAGAPQHPPAPTAAPEVAAPSLTKPSTEAVGACTAGPVPADAPDPVAATAAARSEDGESGPGLSLTKGGTAQATDTRTPDPAPQPPAPTPTEAAPTRAETPTATEAPAGSVAPSRPAAPTAPAVDAVAGTAPASPEAPAGAPSGAGPVPEPPAAGGHGVTGADARGARTGGPLHAPDEYRTPPYGEPGPWAPAPPVQRPVLGRTPAYGTPAPAVPHGHPTAPAAPAQPQVPVQWGQYDPWNRPAAPAHAQQPLTGGGTGHGGPGGTGGVGGGRPRGSRKGLALVGALLFALLTGVLGGAVGAYVERNGGLTTVELPQAGAGAQDRAPDSVAGIAARALPSVVTLHVSGGGAQGTGTGFVLDKRGHILTNHHVVDSGEGGGDITVTFSGGETARATLVGGDSGYDLAVVRVTGVRNLQPLPLGNSDGVRVGDPVVAIGAPFDLQNTVTSGIISAKGRPITAGGEKGDGSDISYVDALQTDAPINPGNSGGPLLDAQARVIGINSAIRAADSGSGIDDGQSGSIGLGFAIPVNQGKRVAEELINTGKATHPVIGVSLDMKFAGDGARVADKAQDGGASVTPGGPAAEAGIRPGDVITKVDGERVHSGEELIVKIRAHRPGDELRLTVRRGTAESAKTLTLGSSADG from the coding sequence ATGGACGACGGGAAGCCCACGCAGCCCAAGCGAAACTGGTGGAGCCGCCCCACCCCGCCCGGGGCGGCCGCCGTTCCGTCCCCCGCCGGGGCCCCGCAGCACCCGCCCGCCCCGACGGCGGCCCCCGAGGTCGCGGCACCGTCCCTGACGAAGCCGTCCACCGAGGCCGTCGGCGCGTGCACGGCCGGGCCGGTGCCCGCCGACGCGCCGGACCCGGTGGCCGCCACGGCTGCGGCCCGGTCCGAGGACGGGGAGTCCGGTCCGGGGCTGTCCCTGACCAAGGGCGGTACCGCTCAGGCGACCGACACCCGGACGCCGGACCCCGCGCCACAGCCGCCCGCGCCCACCCCGACGGAAGCCGCGCCCACCAGGGCGGAAACGCCCACCGCGACGGAAGCGCCCGCCGGGTCCGTGGCCCCGAGCCGGCCCGCCGCACCGACCGCCCCCGCAGTCGACGCCGTCGCGGGGACCGCGCCCGCTTCGCCCGAGGCGCCGGCCGGGGCGCCGAGCGGGGCCGGACCCGTACCGGAGCCCCCGGCCGCGGGCGGCCACGGGGTGACCGGTGCCGACGCGCGGGGCGCCAGGACCGGCGGGCCGCTGCACGCGCCCGACGAGTACCGCACGCCGCCCTACGGGGAGCCCGGCCCCTGGGCGCCCGCCCCGCCCGTACAGCGCCCCGTGCTCGGCCGGACGCCCGCCTACGGCACCCCCGCGCCCGCCGTCCCGCACGGCCACCCCACCGCGCCCGCCGCCCCCGCGCAGCCCCAGGTGCCCGTGCAGTGGGGGCAGTACGACCCGTGGAACCGGCCCGCGGCCCCGGCGCACGCCCAGCAGCCGCTCACCGGCGGCGGCACCGGCCACGGCGGTCCCGGAGGCACCGGCGGCGTGGGCGGCGGGCGGCCCCGCGGATCCCGCAAGGGCCTGGCGCTCGTCGGCGCGCTCCTGTTCGCGCTGCTCACCGGCGTCCTCGGCGGTGCCGTCGGCGCGTACGTCGAGCGCAACGGCGGGCTCACCACCGTCGAGCTGCCCCAGGCCGGCGCGGGCGCCCAGGACCGCGCGCCGGACAGCGTCGCCGGGATCGCCGCCCGCGCCCTGCCCAGCGTCGTCACCCTCCACGTCAGCGGCGGCGGCGCGCAGGGCACCGGCACGGGCTTCGTCCTCGACAAGCGCGGCCACATCCTCACCAACCACCACGTCGTCGACTCCGGCGAAGGCGGCGGCGACATCACCGTCACCTTCAGCGGCGGCGAGACCGCCCGCGCCACCCTCGTCGGCGGTGACAGCGGCTACGACCTGGCCGTCGTCCGCGTCACCGGGGTGAGGAACCTCCAGCCCCTGCCGCTCGGCAACTCCGACGGCGTCCGCGTCGGCGACCCCGTCGTCGCCATCGGCGCCCCGTTCGACCTCCAGAACACCGTCACGTCCGGCATCATCAGCGCCAAGGGCCGCCCCATCACGGCGGGCGGCGAGAAGGGCGACGGCAGCGACATCAGCTACGTCGACGCGCTCCAGACCGACGCCCCCATAAACCCGGGCAACTCCGGCGGCCCCCTCCTCGACGCGCAGGCCCGGGTCATCGGCATCAACAGCGCCATCCGCGCCGCCGACAGCGGCTCCGGCATCGACGACGGCCAGTCCGGCTCCATCGGCCTGGGCTTCGCGATCCCCGTCAACCAGGGCAAGCGCGTCGCCGAGGAGCTGATCAACACGGGGAAGGCCACGCACCCCGTCATCGGGGTGAGCCTCGACATGAAGTTCGCCGGGGACGGCGCCCGCGTCGCGGACAAGGCGCAGGACGGCGGCGCGTCCGTCACCCCCGGCGGCCCGGCCGCCGAGGCGGGCATCCGCCCCGGCGACGTGATCACCAAGGTCGACGGCGAGCGCGTCCACAGCGGCGAGGAGCTGATCGTGAAGATCCGCGCCCACCGCCCGGGCGACGAGCTGCGCCTGACCGTGCGGCGCGGCACCGCCGAGTCGGCGAAGACGCTCACACTCGGCTCGTCGGCCGACGGCTGA
- a CDS encoding anti-sigma factor family protein, translating into MSGTHPTPAEQHLGDRLAALVDGELGHDARERVLAHLATCARCKAEADAQRRLKSYFAESAPPPPPAGLLARLQGLPAGAVEDGGPPFGGRRLGGGALGAGPGHAQDAARPGSGPGLFGVRPGGFGYVPSDEHAPADRAGFRIHEVGREAERSPWRGRRFAFAAASAVSFAAIALSGAVPTGTIVEARGEGSGNNVTPLRSPSAGQPATTENSRRRSATGVGAGATTGRIADRPGILAPGGVQARAHHPAAPPFLHAATPLIGANTLPLIGAPVPLRSAHPSHKAPPIP; encoded by the coding sequence GTGAGTGGCACACATCCGACCCCGGCGGAACAGCACCTGGGGGACCGGCTCGCCGCGCTGGTGGACGGCGAGCTGGGTCACGACGCCCGCGAGCGGGTCCTCGCCCATCTGGCGACCTGCGCCCGCTGCAAAGCCGAGGCCGACGCACAGCGCCGCCTCAAGAGCTACTTCGCCGAGTCCGCCCCGCCCCCGCCCCCGGCGGGGCTGCTGGCGCGCCTCCAGGGGCTGCCCGCGGGCGCCGTGGAGGACGGCGGCCCGCCGTTCGGGGGCCGCCGCCTCGGAGGAGGCGCGCTGGGGGCGGGCCCCGGGCACGCCCAGGACGCCGCGCGGCCCGGCTCCGGGCCCGGACTGTTCGGAGTGAGGCCAGGAGGCTTCGGCTACGTCCCGTCCGACGAGCACGCCCCCGCCGACCGTGCGGGCTTCCGCATCCACGAGGTCGGCCGCGAGGCCGAGCGGTCCCCGTGGCGCGGCCGCAGGTTCGCGTTCGCCGCGGCCAGCGCCGTGTCGTTCGCGGCCATCGCGCTGAGCGGCGCGGTGCCGACCGGCACGATCGTGGAGGCGCGCGGCGAGGGCTCGGGGAACAACGTGACGCCGCTGCGTTCGCCGTCCGCGGGGCAGCCCGCCACGACGGAGAACAGCCGCCGCCGCTCCGCCACGGGCGTCGGCGCGGGGGCGACCACGGGACGGATCGCGGACCGGCCCGGCATCCTGGCGCCCGGCGGCGTCCAGGCGCGGGCGCACCACCCGGCGGCCCCGCCGTTCCTCCACGCGGCCACGCCGCTGATCGGCGCGAACACCCTGCCGCTGATAGGCGCCCCGGTACCCCTGCGGTCGGCGCACCCGTCGCACAAGGCACCCCCGATACCCTGA
- the sigE gene encoding RNA polymerase sigma factor SigE — protein MVGAPLDTTRADRGGAAAPVDRRGARLRRFLRSAGEPKSVTDTADSTHAATETAATTATFASDAESQAWAPPTWEEIVSTHSGRVYRLAYRLTGNQHDAEDLTQEVFVRVFRSLSTYTPGTFEGWLHRITTNLFLDMVRRKQRIRFDALGEDAAERLPSREPSPQQAFHDTHFDADVQQALDTLAPEFRAAVVLCDIEGLSYEEIAATLGVKLGTVRSRIHRGRSHLRKALKHRSPEARAGAQRVVAEPERAFVAVGAEGGAA, from the coding sequence ATGGTAGGGGCTCCACTGGACACCACCAGAGCCGACAGGGGAGGTGCGGCTGCGCCTGTGGATCGGAGAGGAGCGCGTTTGCGGCGCTTCCTCAGGTCGGCGGGTGAGCCGAAATCCGTGACCGACACCGCTGACAGCACCCATGCCGCCACCGAGACCGCAGCCACGACGGCGACCTTCGCATCGGATGCGGAATCGCAGGCGTGGGCTCCCCCGACCTGGGAGGAGATCGTCAGCACGCACAGCGGCCGCGTGTACCGCCTCGCCTACCGTCTGACGGGCAACCAGCACGACGCGGAGGACCTCACGCAGGAGGTCTTCGTCCGCGTCTTCCGCTCCCTGTCCACGTACACGCCGGGCACATTCGAGGGCTGGCTGCACCGCATCACCACGAACCTGTTCCTGGACATGGTGCGGCGCAAGCAGCGCATCCGGTTCGACGCGCTCGGCGAGGACGCCGCGGAGCGGCTGCCCAGCCGTGAGCCGTCGCCCCAGCAGGCCTTCCACGACACCCACTTCGACGCGGACGTGCAGCAGGCGCTGGACACGCTGGCGCCGGAGTTCCGCGCAGCCGTCGTGCTCTGCGACATCGAGGGCCTGTCGTACGAGGAGATCGCCGCGACGCTCGGTGTGAAGCTCGGCACGGTCCGCAGCCGTATCCACCGCGGCCGGTCGCACCTGCGCAAGGCGCTCAAGCACCGGTCGCCCGAGGCGCGGGCCGGGGCGCAGCGCGTCGTCGCCGAGCCCGAGCGCGCGTTCGTCGCCGTGGGGGCGGAGGGCGGAGCCGCGTGA
- a CDS encoding O-methyltransferase produces MPSVSPGTGAALRMLAATADAKAVAEIGTGTGVSGIYLLLGMRPDGVLTTVDPEPDRQQFAKQAFRAAGFAGNRARFIPGRALDVLPRLADGGYDVVFCDGDRTEYLAYLDESLRLLRPGGLVCFEGVFADGRTVDSGVQPVEVLTLRELLRTVRESDALVPSLLPVGDGLLCAVRRG; encoded by the coding sequence GTGCCCTCGGTGTCCCCCGGCACCGGTGCCGCGCTGCGGATGCTCGCCGCCACGGCGGACGCCAAGGCCGTCGCGGAGATCGGCACGGGGACGGGTGTCTCCGGGATCTACCTCCTGCTGGGCATGCGGCCGGACGGGGTGCTGACCACCGTGGACCCGGAGCCGGACCGGCAGCAGTTCGCCAAGCAGGCGTTCCGGGCGGCGGGCTTCGCCGGGAACCGGGCGCGCTTCATCCCCGGCCGGGCGCTGGACGTGCTTCCGAGGCTGGCCGACGGCGGGTACGACGTGGTCTTCTGCGACGGCGACCGCACCGAGTACCTGGCGTACCTCGACGAATCGTTGCGGCTGCTGCGGCCGGGCGGCCTCGTGTGCTTCGAGGGCGTGTTCGCGGACGGCCGCACGGTGGACTCGGGCGTCCAGCCGGTGGAAGTGCTGACGCTGCGCGAGCTGCTGCGCACGGTGCGGGAGAGCGACGCGCTGGTGCCGTCGCTGCTGCCGGTGGGCGACGGGCTGCTCTGCGCCGTACGCCGGGGCTGA
- a CDS encoding DUF3117 domain-containing protein, which translates to MAAMKPRTGDGPLEVTKEGRGIVMRVPLEGGGRLVVELTPDEAVALGEELKKVTS; encoded by the coding sequence ATGGCGGCCATGAAGCCGCGGACGGGCGACGGCCCGCTCGAGGTGACCAAGGAGGGGCGGGGCATCGTCATGCGCGTTCCGCTCGAAGGCGGCGGTCGGCTTGTCGTCGAGCTGACCCCGGACGAGGCCGTAGCCCTCGGCGAGGAGCTGAAGAAGGTCACGAGCTGA
- the chcB gene encoding 2-cyclohexenylcarbonyl CoA isomerase codes for MADTVLYEVNDGLATVTINRPDAMNAMNTEAKVALRDSLQAAGADPAVRAVLLTATGRAFCVGQDLKEHVLSLTGEDAMRTVREHYNPIVRAITGMPKPVVAGVNGVAAGAGFGFALAADYRVVADTASFNTSFAGVALSADSGISWTLPRLIGASRAADLMMFPRSLSASEAYDLGLVNRLVPAADLAAEAEKTARALAEGPTVAYASIKEAMAYGAGHTLAETLEKEDELQTRAGASEDHRIAVDAFLAKEKPKYVGR; via the coding sequence ATGGCCGACACCGTGCTGTACGAGGTGAACGACGGACTCGCCACCGTCACCATCAACCGGCCCGACGCGATGAACGCGATGAACACCGAGGCGAAGGTCGCCCTGCGGGACTCGCTCCAGGCCGCGGGCGCCGACCCGGCCGTGCGCGCCGTGCTGCTGACGGCCACGGGCCGGGCGTTCTGCGTGGGCCAGGACCTCAAGGAGCACGTGCTGTCGCTGACCGGCGAGGACGCCATGCGGACCGTGCGGGAGCACTACAACCCGATCGTCCGGGCGATCACCGGCATGCCGAAGCCCGTGGTGGCCGGCGTGAACGGCGTCGCGGCGGGCGCCGGGTTCGGCTTCGCGCTGGCCGCGGACTACCGGGTCGTCGCGGACACGGCGTCGTTCAACACCTCGTTCGCCGGGGTGGCGCTCAGCGCCGACTCGGGCATCTCGTGGACGCTGCCCCGACTGATCGGCGCCAGCCGGGCCGCCGACCTGATGATGTTCCCGCGCTCCCTGTCGGCGAGCGAGGCGTACGACCTCGGCCTGGTGAACCGGCTGGTCCCGGCCGCAGACCTGGCCGCCGAGGCGGAGAAGACCGCCCGCGCCCTGGCGGAGGGCCCGACCGTCGCGTACGCGTCGATCAAGGAGGCCATGGCGTACGGCGCCGGGCACACCCTCGCCGAGACGCTGGAGAAGGAGGACGAGCTCCAGACCCGCGCGGGCGCCTCCGAGGACCACCGGATCGCGGTGGACGCGTTCCTCGCGAAGGAGAAGCCCAAGTACGTCGGCCGCTAG